One genomic segment of Aquipluma nitroreducens includes these proteins:
- a CDS encoding diacylglycerol kinase family protein → MNSEKNGFKKRIKSFGFAFTGLYELVKSEPNARIHLTATIFAVLGGFILRITNAEWCIIAIAIALVWAAEAFNTVIEKLVDHLFPEYHETARIAKDISAGAVLVCAIAALICGLIIFLPKLVLLTNF, encoded by the coding sequence ATGAATAGTGAAAAAAACGGATTCAAAAAACGCATAAAAAGCTTTGGTTTTGCATTTACCGGCTTGTACGAGTTAGTTAAGTCGGAGCCCAATGCCCGGATTCATTTAACTGCTACAATCTTTGCAGTATTGGGCGGGTTCATCCTTCGGATAACGAATGCCGAATGGTGCATTATTGCAATTGCCATTGCGCTTGTTTGGGCCGCCGAAGCTTTCAATACAGTAATCGAAAAACTCGTCGATCATTTATTCCCGGAGTATCACGAAACCGCCCGGATTGCCAAAGATATTTCGGCGGGCGCTGTTTTGGTTTGCGCTATAGCAGCCTTAATTTGCGGATTGATTATATTCTTGCCCAAACTTGTTTTGTTAACGAACTTTTGA
- a CDS encoding aldose epimerase family protein: MKKLIGSLVIAGIIVSCSAPKKEFTPIYSKADFEKEVNGKKTTLFTLKNEGGIMVTLTNYGAKIVSIFTPDKNGAMEDVVLGYKSIDEYVAGDAGQGAVVGPYANRIANGQFEIDGQVYQLPVNNHKACLHSGPESFYRQVYDAKEIQTADGPAVEMTLQSPDGQWGFPGNKNVKVTYTLTKDNGLKIDYEATTDKSCFFNLTNHVYFNLKGEGMGDILDHVLVVDANSSTAVGDSTLIPTGEIVDIRGTAMDFTTPHTVGERINDPMPQLKMGGGYDHNYILNKDQNGDEMTFCASILEPVSGRFLECFTTEPAVQLYTGNFLTGNIIGKRGNAYNYRNGMCLETQHYPDSPHHANFPNTLLKPGETLKSTTIYKFSVKK, from the coding sequence ATGAAGAAATTAATCGGATCATTGGTTATTGCCGGAATAATTGTTTCGTGTTCGGCTCCCAAAAAAGAGTTTACGCCTATTTATTCGAAGGCTGATTTTGAAAAGGAAGTAAATGGCAAAAAGACCACTTTATTTACGTTGAAAAATGAAGGTGGAATTATGGTAACCCTTACCAATTACGGGGCAAAAATTGTTTCGATATTTACTCCCGATAAGAATGGGGCAATGGAAGACGTTGTGCTGGGTTATAAATCCATTGACGAATATGTTGCCGGTGATGCCGGACAGGGTGCCGTTGTTGGCCCATATGCCAACCGTATTGCAAACGGTCAGTTCGAAATCGATGGTCAGGTTTATCAGTTACCGGTAAACAACCACAAAGCCTGTTTACATTCAGGTCCTGAAAGTTTTTATCGTCAGGTTTACGATGCCAAAGAAATTCAAACCGCTGATGGTCCTGCTGTTGAAATGACTTTGCAGAGCCCGGATGGACAGTGGGGTTTCCCTGGGAATAAAAATGTAAAAGTGACTTACACGTTGACCAAAGACAATGGTTTGAAGATTGATTACGAAGCTACTACCGATAAATCTTGTTTTTTCAATTTAACCAACCACGTTTATTTTAACCTGAAAGGTGAAGGAATGGGCGATATTCTGGATCACGTATTGGTTGTTGATGCTAATTCATCGACTGCTGTTGGTGATTCTACCTTAATCCCAACAGGCGAAATTGTTGATATTAGGGGAACTGCTATGGATTTCACGACTCCTCATACTGTTGGCGAACGCATCAACGATCCGATGCCTCAATTGAAAATGGGTGGAGGTTACGACCATAACTACATCCTGAATAAAGATCAGAATGGCGACGAAATGACTTTCTGTGCCAGTATTCTGGAACCAGTTTCTGGCCGCTTTTTAGAATGTTTCACTACCGAACCAGCCGTTCAGCTTTACACCGGGAATTTTTTGACCGGAAATATCATCGGAAAACGTGGAAATGCTTACAATTATCGCAATGGAATGTGCCTGGAAACTCAACATTATCCAGATTCCCCACATCACGCCAATTTCCCAAATACCTTGCTGAAGCCGGGTGAAACCTTAAAATCGACCACGATTTACAAGTTTTCGGTAAAGAAATAA
- a CDS encoding heme-binding beta-barrel domain-containing protein: MKTNPLIGLIGTWKGDKGTDLAPKPEEDENNPYYETLVVEAIDMEISNAEEQELTAVRYHQTVFEKETDEMSHSETGFWIWDNISDTIMCAFSIPRGVSLLAGGTYEKTTGGETTIQVSSKLDDPDWGIVQSPFMRAKAKTLAFKRELKLSGNTLSYTQETTVEIYGKIFAHSDTNSLTKV, translated from the coding sequence ATGAAAACAAATCCACTAATCGGATTAATTGGCACATGGAAAGGTGACAAAGGAACAGACCTAGCTCCGAAACCCGAAGAAGATGAAAACAACCCATATTACGAAACACTGGTGGTTGAGGCGATTGATATGGAAATCAGTAATGCCGAAGAGCAAGAGCTAACTGCCGTTAGGTACCATCAAACAGTTTTTGAAAAGGAAACCGATGAAATGTCGCACAGCGAGACCGGTTTTTGGATCTGGGATAACATTTCGGACACTATCATGTGCGCTTTTTCAATTCCCAGAGGTGTTAGTTTACTGGCTGGAGGAACTTACGAAAAAACGACAGGCGGGGAAACTACAATTCAGGTTTCGTCGAAACTGGATGATCCGGATTGGGGAATTGTGCAATCGCCATTTATGAGAGCCAAAGCAAAAACCCTAGCCTTTAAACGCGAATTAAAACTCTCGGGGAACACGCTTTCCTATACTCAGGAAACTACTGTTGAGATATATGGGAAAATATTTGCCCATAGCGATACTAACTCTTTAACGAAAGTGTAG
- a CDS encoding L,D-transpeptidase family protein: protein MIKSIIYFLLFQSFVACIFNVSASGIDPETQEKKAFRIVKQNAALLDGVNQLLVVFIETAECNLATLVAMEKKGSQWHVASAPMQAGIGRKGFAAPNAKREGDNQSPTGFFRLGKLFCYEKEVDTKMPFIQTTPEDKWIDDPNSPDYNRYIRGTTSAKSYEKLLLNGNDYRYCMVIEYNTHPVVKGNGSAIFLHLSEGQSINSSSGCVVILQKDMEQLIKWMNPEMNPSILMGTEKILGAGLK from the coding sequence ATGATCAAATCAATTATATACTTCCTCCTTTTTCAAAGTTTTGTCGCTTGCATATTCAATGTTTCGGCAAGCGGGATAGATCCCGAAACTCAGGAAAAGAAAGCATTTCGTATCGTAAAACAAAATGCGGCTCTTTTGGATGGCGTCAATCAGCTTCTCGTTGTTTTTATTGAAACGGCTGAGTGTAATTTGGCGACATTAGTAGCAATGGAGAAGAAAGGCAGCCAATGGCATGTCGCTTCGGCTCCAATGCAGGCAGGTATCGGGCGTAAAGGCTTTGCGGCACCTAATGCAAAACGAGAAGGCGACAATCAATCGCCAACCGGTTTTTTCCGTTTGGGTAAATTGTTTTGCTACGAAAAAGAGGTTGATACCAAAATGCCATTTATACAAACCACTCCGGAAGATAAATGGATTGACGACCCCAATTCGCCCGATTACAATCGGTACATCAGGGGAACGACAAGCGCTAAATCGTACGAAAAACTGCTGCTGAACGGAAATGATTACCGGTATTGCATGGTAATTGAATACAATACGCATCCGGTAGTAAAAGGCAATGGCAGCGCCATTTTTCTGCATCTGAGCGAAGGCCAGTCGATCAATTCATCTTCAGGATGTGTGGTAATCCTTCAGAAAGACATGGAACAGTTAATCAAATGGATGAATCCTGAAATGAACCCCTCTATTTTGATGGGTACTGAAAAAATTTTAGGCGCTGGTTTGAAATAG
- a CDS encoding ABC transporter permease: MIKRILSSSYLGILLVVLYAPILIIIIFSFTEAKVLGNWTGFSLKLYSSIFHGGIHHSLTSALWNTLIIGLIAAAASTVLGTMAAIGIYNLMPRAQKAMQMVNTIPILNPDIITAISLFLLFVSLGISQGYTTVILAHITFCTPYVVLSVLPRLRRMNPNLYEAALDLGATPFLAVWRILLPELKPGMISGFILAFTLSIDDFVVTLFTIGNEGLETLSTYIYADARRGGLTPELRPLSAIIFIAVLLLLLIINQRAAKKKL, from the coding sequence ATGATCAAGCGAATACTTTCCTCTTCGTACCTGGGCATTTTGCTGGTGGTGCTTTATGCACCAATCCTGATTATCATTATTTTCTCGTTTACAGAAGCCAAAGTTCTGGGTAACTGGACGGGATTCTCACTGAAACTGTACTCTTCTATTTTTCACGGAGGAATTCATCACTCGCTCACCAGTGCATTGTGGAATACACTCATTATCGGGTTGATTGCCGCAGCAGCATCAACGGTATTGGGAACGATGGCTGCCATTGGCATTTACAACCTGATGCCGCGCGCACAAAAGGCTATGCAAATGGTTAATACCATTCCGATTTTGAATCCCGATATCATAACAGCCATCTCGTTGTTCCTGCTCTTCGTCAGTTTGGGTATTTCGCAAGGCTATACCACAGTCATTCTGGCACACATCACCTTTTGCACTCCTTATGTGGTACTTAGCGTTTTGCCCCGCTTGCGCCGCATGAACCCGAACCTTTACGAAGCTGCTCTCGATTTGGGAGCCACGCCTTTTCTGGCAGTATGGCGAATTCTTTTACCTGAACTTAAACCGGGAATGATCAGCGGTTTTATTCTGGCGTTCACGCTTTCGATTGACGACTTTGTGGTGACCTTGTTTACCATCGGAAATGAAGGGCTGGAAACGCTTTCGACCTATATTTATGCCGACGCCCGCAGAGGTGGACTGACTCCTGAACTTCGACCACTATCGGCCATAATTTTTATTGCCGTTCTGTTACTGTTGCTGATTATTAACCAGCGTGCAGCGAAAAAGAAACTGTAA
- a CDS encoding ABC transporter ATP-binding protein has product MENSVIFIDIEKRMLTANGPMNLSIHTTIPAGELVALFGESGAGKTTLLRILAGLVTPDKGLIKFGSTVWFDSEKKINIPPQLRNISLMFQDYALFPNMTVEQNIQFAQPEKDQSKVNELLALFGLTEFRKRKPTGLSGGQKQRVALARALVRKPQLLLLDEPLSALDAEMRIALQDEIAQAHQLLGVTTIMVSHDLNEVFRLATQVLCIENGSITRTGNPEEVFSDSSISGKVQITGQIARIEKQDTINVVTVISGNNQIIKVIAFESDLENLKIGDRVMVFSKAFNPIISKLR; this is encoded by the coding sequence ATGGAAAATAGTGTAATTTTTATTGATATTGAAAAGCGGATGTTGACCGCCAATGGTCCGATGAATCTATCCATTCACACAACGATTCCGGCAGGTGAGTTGGTTGCCTTGTTTGGCGAGTCAGGAGCAGGAAAAACCACACTACTGCGAATTCTGGCAGGTTTGGTAACTCCGGATAAAGGGCTGATTAAATTTGGCTCAACCGTTTGGTTCGATTCGGAAAAGAAGATAAACATTCCTCCGCAACTTCGGAATATCAGCCTGATGTTTCAGGATTACGCCTTGTTCCCGAACATGACCGTGGAACAAAACATTCAGTTTGCCCAACCTGAAAAAGATCAGTCGAAGGTGAATGAATTGCTGGCCTTATTTGGTTTAACTGAATTCAGGAAAAGAAAACCGACCGGGTTATCAGGCGGACAGAAGCAACGGGTAGCCTTAGCTCGGGCGCTGGTCAGAAAACCACAATTATTATTGCTCGACGAGCCGCTCTCGGCTTTGGACGCGGAAATGCGAATTGCGCTTCAGGATGAAATTGCGCAGGCACACCAATTATTAGGTGTAACTACAATTATGGTGAGTCACGATTTAAACGAAGTTTTTCGATTGGCCACTCAGGTGCTTTGCATTGAAAACGGCTCGATTACCCGCACCGGAAACCCTGAAGAAGTTTTTTCGGACAGCAGTATCAGTGGGAAAGTGCAGATAACTGGTCAAATAGCTCGAATTGAAAAGCAGGATACCATTAATGTTGTGACAGTTATCTCCGGAAATAACCAGATCATTAAAGTTATAGCCTTTGAAAGTGACCTCGAAAACCTGAAAATCGGCGATCGTGTGATGGTATTCTCCAAGGCATTCAATCCAATAATCAGTAAATTAAGGTAA
- a CDS encoding ABC transporter permease, with amino-acid sequence MQRKVLSFLGRRRNWTIPYVLFLAFFVLIPLALIVFYAFINADGAFTFANIQKFWVHPEAMQTFLYSVVVALITTVICILIGYPAAYILSKMEPRKAKLLVILFILPMWINFLIRTLATVALFDFFKIPLGEGALIFGMVYNFLPFMIYPIYNILQKTDQNLIEAAQDLGANPRQVFLKTIFPLSIPGITSGVIMVFMPVISTFAIAELLTINNIKLFGTTLQENIYNGTWNYGAALSLVMLFFIGITVLLNGEGNSKAAEEGNLI; translated from the coding sequence GTGCAACGGAAAGTTTTGTCATTTTTGGGGCGAAGAAGGAACTGGACCATACCTTATGTGCTTTTTCTTGCTTTTTTTGTGCTGATCCCCTTGGCGCTTATCGTGTTTTATGCCTTTATCAATGCCGATGGTGCATTTACATTTGCCAACATTCAGAAGTTTTGGGTGCATCCGGAAGCCATGCAAACTTTCCTGTATTCGGTTGTCGTGGCGCTGATTACTACTGTTATTTGTATTCTCATTGGTTATCCGGCAGCTTATATCCTGAGCAAAATGGAGCCACGAAAAGCTAAATTGCTGGTCATTCTGTTTATTCTTCCAATGTGGATTAATTTCCTGATCAGGACTTTGGCAACAGTGGCTTTGTTCGATTTTTTCAAGATTCCGCTGGGCGAAGGCGCCCTCATCTTTGGGATGGTGTACAATTTCCTGCCTTTTATGATCTACCCGATCTACAACATATTGCAAAAGACCGATCAGAATTTGATCGAGGCTGCACAAGACCTTGGCGCCAATCCGCGACAGGTATTTCTTAAAACCATTTTCCCATTGTCGATTCCCGGAATTACCAGCGGGGTTATCATGGTTTTTATGCCGGTTATTTCAACTTTTGCCATTGCCGAACTGCTTACCATCAACAACATCAAACTGTTCGGAACCACCCTTCAGGAGAATATATACAACGGAACGTGGAATTACGGCGCAGCGCTGTCGCTGGTTATGCTGTTTTTTATCGGAATTACCGTATTGCTTAACGGCGAAGGAAATTCGAAAGCTGCTGAGGAGGGCAACCTGATATGA
- the potA gene encoding polyamine ABC transporter ATP-binding protein: MHQKTDIITVEQLSHTFGDKTVLQDINLSIAKGEFVTILGPSGCGKTTLMRLIGGFLKAKNGKITIGGQDMTQTPPHLRPVNTVFQRYALFPHLNVFENIAFGLQLKKLPKDEIKKQVKQVLKIVTMTDYEERDVDSLSGGQQQRVAIARAIVNKPEVLLLDEPLAALDLKMRKDMQMEIKAMHKKLGISFLYVTHDQEEALTLSDRIVVMSEGKIQQIGSPIEIYNEPANSFVADFIGESNILNGIMIEDELVEFAGHRFECVDKGFAPNEPVDVVVRPEDIYIFELSDAAQFTGQVTSSIFKGVHYEMMVTTPEGYEFLIQDYHCFEVGKTVGMLVKPFDIQVMKKERYCNTFEGTIVDKTHVRFLGATFECANTTLANGTEVNVKVEFRNVILQDNQEDGMLSGMVSFILYKGNHYHLTISTGSNEQIFLDTQDVWDDGDQVGISISPNSIQIEPI; the protein is encoded by the coding sequence ATGCATCAAAAGACTGACATCATCACTGTAGAACAATTATCACATACTTTTGGTGATAAAACCGTTCTTCAGGACATAAATCTTTCTATCGCAAAAGGCGAATTCGTAACTATTTTGGGGCCATCGGGTTGTGGCAAAACAACACTGATGCGACTAATCGGCGGCTTTCTGAAAGCAAAAAATGGGAAAATTACCATCGGAGGTCAAGACATGACCCAGACACCACCTCACCTTCGCCCTGTAAATACTGTTTTCCAACGGTACGCGCTTTTTCCTCACCTGAATGTTTTCGAAAACATTGCCTTTGGGCTTCAGTTGAAAAAACTTCCGAAAGACGAAATTAAAAAGCAGGTGAAACAGGTCTTGAAAATTGTAACCATGACCGATTACGAGGAGCGCGATGTGGATTCGCTTTCAGGAGGGCAACAGCAAAGGGTTGCCATTGCCCGCGCCATTGTGAATAAACCTGAGGTTTTGCTTTTGGATGAACCTCTGGCTGCGCTCGACCTGAAAATGCGCAAAGACATGCAGATGGAAATTAAAGCGATGCACAAAAAATTGGGAATCAGCTTCCTGTATGTCACTCACGATCAAGAAGAAGCTCTAACCCTGAGCGACCGAATTGTGGTGATGAGCGAAGGAAAGATTCAGCAAATTGGCTCACCCATTGAAATATACAACGAGCCGGCCAACTCGTTTGTGGCCGATTTTATTGGCGAAAGCAACATCTTGAATGGAATAATGATTGAAGACGAGCTGGTTGAATTTGCCGGTCATCGGTTTGAATGCGTTGACAAAGGGTTCGCTCCGAACGAACCGGTTGATGTGGTGGTTCGGCCCGAGGATATTTACATTTTCGAGTTATCGGATGCCGCACAATTTACCGGACAGGTTACTTCCAGTATTTTTAAGGGAGTGCACTACGAAATGATGGTTACCACGCCAGAAGGTTACGAATTTCTGATTCAGGATTACCATTGCTTCGAGGTGGGTAAAACAGTTGGCATGCTCGTAAAACCGTTCGACATTCAGGTGATGAAAAAAGAAAGGTACTGCAATACGTTCGAAGGTACAATCGTCGACAAAACACATGTTCGCTTTCTTGGTGCTACATTCGAATGTGCAAATACCACTTTAGCCAATGGAACTGAAGTGAATGTGAAAGTTGAGTTCAGGAATGTAATTCTTCAGGATAACCAGGAAGATGGTATGCTTAGCGGCATGGTAAGTTTTATTTTGTACAAAGGGAATCATTATCACCTGACAATTTCGACGGGCAGCAACGAACAGATTTTTCTGGATACACAAGATGTGTGGGACGATGGCGACCAAGTCGGGATAAGCATTTCGCCCAATAGTATTCAAATCGAACCTATTTAA
- a CDS encoding phosphatase PAP2 family protein, translating to MRDRILTLLFLLISTSVFAQNIDIRILRSVYSPHDLKSDQFMKFVSSSNNGMVLGIPITVGIVGLIKHDEKWINSACQIVVANAINLGATYTLKYTINRDRPFLTYPDIRNKVNEKSPSFPSGHTSSAFATATSLSLAFPKWYVIVPSYVWAGTVGYSRMQLGVHYPGDVLGGMITGAGSAYLTYKLNKWINKSYARKHE from the coding sequence ATGAGAGACAGAATTCTGACCTTATTATTTTTACTTATTTCAACGTCGGTATTTGCACAGAATATCGACATCAGAATCCTGCGATCGGTTTATTCTCCGCACGATTTAAAAAGTGACCAGTTCATGAAGTTCGTCTCCAGTTCGAACAATGGTATGGTATTGGGAATCCCTATTACCGTTGGAATTGTTGGTCTTATTAAGCATGACGAAAAATGGATTAACAGTGCTTGCCAAATAGTTGTTGCCAATGCGATTAACCTAGGGGCAACCTATACGTTAAAATACACCATCAACCGCGACCGCCCATTTTTAACTTATCCCGACATCCGAAATAAGGTAAATGAAAAGAGTCCTTCTTTTCCTTCCGGCCATACTTCAAGCGCTTTTGCAACAGCAACGTCGTTAAGCTTAGCCTTCCCGAAATGGTATGTCATTGTTCCATCTTATGTGTGGGCCGGAACTGTTGGTTACTCCCGAATGCAGCTTGGAGTGCATTATCCGGGCGATGTTTTGGGTGGAATGATAACAGGAGCCGGCAGCGCTTACCTCACCTACAAATTGAATAAATGGATCAATAAATCGTATGCAAGGAAACATGAATAG
- a CDS encoding alpha/beta hydrolase, whose translation MQNRASFLIFGIFFSISVLAQNPITDTIQRNWLDVPYAKASRAQKLDIYLPNDGNGPFPVIVSIHGGAFKEGDKADNQLIPMLEGLKRGYAVVSVNYRLSPEAIFPAQIYDVKAAVRWIKANARHYKLNPEKIAAWGGSAGGHLAALLGTSGGVQELEDLTMGNPAKSSRIQAVVDWFGPTDFLKMDEQLKESKVKDPQVHSIPASPESELIGKNLEDAPDLVRKVNPETYITVYDPPFFIQHGKLDHLVPYQQSANLASKLESVIGEEKVTFELLENDDHGGPGFTTEENINKVFAFLDKYLKK comes from the coding sequence ATGCAAAATAGGGCTTCATTTCTGATATTTGGTATTTTTTTTTCAATATCTGTATTGGCTCAAAACCCAATTACGGATACAATTCAACGGAATTGGCTGGATGTTCCTTATGCAAAAGCATCCAGAGCCCAAAAGTTGGACATCTATTTGCCGAATGATGGAAACGGACCTTTCCCGGTCATCGTTTCGATACACGGTGGTGCCTTTAAGGAAGGTGATAAAGCAGATAATCAGCTAATTCCCATGTTGGAAGGCTTGAAGAGAGGATATGCTGTTGTTTCAGTAAACTACCGGTTAAGTCCGGAAGCCATATTTCCGGCCCAGATTTATGATGTAAAAGCTGCTGTTCGTTGGATTAAAGCAAATGCCAGACATTATAAACTAAATCCTGAAAAAATTGCTGCGTGGGGTGGTTCGGCCGGAGGTCACCTTGCTGCTTTGCTCGGAACATCTGGTGGGGTTCAGGAGTTGGAAGATTTAACAATGGGAAATCCAGCAAAATCAAGCCGCATTCAGGCGGTTGTCGATTGGTTTGGCCCGACTGATTTTCTGAAAATGGATGAACAACTGAAGGAAAGTAAGGTGAAAGATCCTCAGGTACATTCGATACCTGCGTCTCCTGAGTCGGAATTGATTGGAAAGAATCTGGAGGACGCTCCGGATCTTGTTCGAAAAGTCAATCCTGAAACCTATATTACTGTTTATGATCCCCCGTTTTTTATTCAACATGGTAAACTCGATCATTTGGTTCCCTATCAGCAATCTGCAAATCTGGCGTCAAAGCTCGAATCTGTTATTGGGGAAGAGAAAGTTACTTTCGAATTGCTTGAAAATGATGATCATGGCGGCCCCGGTTTTACTACCGAGGAAAACATTAACAAGGTGTTTGCATTTCTGGATAAATACCTGAAGAAGTAG
- the modB gene encoding molybdate ABC transporter permease subunit, giving the protein MDAQFAQTLWITLKLAVSTTVILIIIGLPFSGWLAYTRIKIKPLIEALVSMPMVLPPSVIGYYMLVIYSPRNWFGEWLGQIFNVRLAFSFEGVLIASVIFSLPFMIQPLQNGLRSLPDSLREASYTLGKSKVRTFFKVLLPNIKPSIITAVALTFAHSIGEFGVVLMVGGNMPGETRVASIAIYDEVQSLNFEAANRYALILFLISLILLTTIYSVNKKYDTWKIV; this is encoded by the coding sequence ATGGATGCTCAATTTGCACAAACGCTTTGGATCACCTTAAAACTGGCAGTTTCGACGACAGTTATTTTGATCATCATTGGCTTGCCTTTTTCAGGATGGCTTGCCTATACGCGAATCAAAATAAAACCGTTGATCGAGGCGCTGGTGAGTATGCCCATGGTTCTTCCGCCTTCGGTAATTGGCTATTACATGCTGGTCATTTACAGTCCGCGCAATTGGTTTGGCGAATGGCTGGGGCAGATTTTCAATGTTCGGCTGGCCTTTTCGTTCGAAGGCGTTCTCATTGCATCGGTCATTTTCAGCTTGCCATTCATGATTCAGCCGTTGCAGAACGGTTTACGCTCGTTGCCCGACAGCTTGCGTGAAGCATCGTACACCCTCGGAAAATCAAAAGTGCGCACATTTTTCAAGGTTTTGCTGCCCAATATCAAACCATCAATAATTACTGCGGTAGCTTTGACTTTTGCCCATAGCATTGGCGAATTCGGCGTTGTTCTGATGGTTGGCGGCAATATGCCGGGCGAAACGCGGGTGGCTTCCATCGCCATTTACGACGAAGTTCAGTCGCTCAATTTCGAGGCGGCCAACCGTTATGCCTTAATTTTATTCCTGATTTCGCTAATCCTGCTAACAACCATTTACAGTGTCAATAAAAAATACGATACATGGAAAATAGTGTAA
- a CDS encoding TOBE domain-containing protein, whose product MNKLPGKITKVQQSGAILLVDVDVDGHGFSALLIESATHPEWLQTGNTIDLVFKETEVTLAKNLSGIISMRNRMKCTVQRIEQGELLSKISLKFQEYIVTSAITTRAVDSLQLAIGDEVEALVKANEVSLMKKQ is encoded by the coding sequence ATGAACAAATTACCGGGAAAGATAACCAAAGTACAGCAATCGGGAGCAATTCTTCTGGTTGACGTTGATGTGGATGGGCATGGTTTTTCGGCTTTGCTCATCGAATCGGCGACGCATCCGGAATGGCTGCAGACTGGCAATACCATTGACCTTGTGTTTAAAGAAACCGAAGTTACGTTGGCGAAGAATCTTTCAGGAATAATTAGCATGCGAAACCGGATGAAATGCACAGTTCAGCGCATAGAACAGGGCGAGTTGCTGAGCAAAATCAGCCTGAAATTTCAGGAATATATCGTTACCTCAGCCATCACTACCCGTGCTGTTGATTCGCTCCAATTGGCCATTGGCGATGAAGTGGAAGCGCTGGTAAAAGCCAACGAGGTTTCGTTAATGAAAAAGCAATAA
- a CDS encoding cytochrome b/b6 domain-containing protein — translation MAHNDISSNSETSIFIQSHSAALRIWHWLTFLFIMGSIVTVLFNSTLLSPRDNVKLVQEQLSKKGVTVTDEQAFAVSHEYEDKMWDVHKLIGYGLAFLFLARIAIEFTQPEEEKISSKLRKASAMIKQNDKNVKEYKHYYMVRRSYMAFFLLLFCMVLTGLGMAFGRDLGFPREVFRSLKNIHAFIQYLMYAFVVIHLAGVIIAENGKIKGIVSGMINGNRS, via the coding sequence ATGGCTCACAATGACATTTCCTCCAATTCTGAAACTTCAATTTTTATTCAATCACATTCAGCGGCATTAAGAATCTGGCATTGGTTAACCTTTTTGTTTATAATGGGTTCAATTGTTACGGTGTTGTTTAATTCAACTTTGCTGTCGCCCCGCGATAATGTCAAATTGGTTCAGGAACAACTTTCAAAGAAAGGAGTCACAGTTACCGATGAGCAAGCTTTTGCTGTTTCGCACGAATACGAAGATAAAATGTGGGATGTACATAAACTGATCGGTTACGGATTGGCTTTTTTGTTTCTGGCTCGAATTGCAATTGAATTTACGCAACCTGAAGAAGAAAAAATTAGCAGCAAACTGCGTAAAGCGTCCGCGATGATCAAACAAAATGATAAAAATGTAAAGGAATACAAGCATTACTATATGGTGCGACGTAGTTATATGGCTTTTTTTCTCTTGCTTTTCTGTATGGTTCTCACCGGGCTGGGCATGGCTTTTGGCCGTGATCTGGGTTTTCCCCGGGAAGTATTTCGTAGCTTGAAAAACATTCACGCTTTCATCCAATATTTAATGTATGCGTTTGTTGTCATTCATTTGGCCGGTGTAATTATTGCCGAGAATGGTAAAATAAAAGGTATTGTTTCAGGAATGATTAATGGGAATCGTTCCTGA